From Triticum urartu cultivar G1812 chromosome 2, Tu2.1, whole genome shotgun sequence, a single genomic window includes:
- the LOC125536799 gene encoding trafficking protein particle complex subunit 5-like produces MITTTPALIEGSYYPDCNVSLSAFAFLFSEVVQYNQTQVDNIADLERRLEDAGYAVGARVLELLCHREKGNRRETRLLGILSFIHSTVWKVLFGKVADSLEKGTEHEDEYMISEKELLVNRFISVPKDMGAFNCGAFVAGIVRGVLDNAGFPAVVTAHFVPIEGQQRPRTTILIKFAEEVLRRESRLG; encoded by the exons ATGATAACAACAACTCCTGCATTAATTGAAGGG AGCTACTATCCTGATTGCAAT GTCAGTTTGAGTGCATTCGCATTCTTGTTCTCGGAGGTGGTTCAATACAACCAGACACAAGTTGACAACATTGCTGACCTGGAACGAAG GCTGGAGGACGCTGGTTATGCTGTTGGTGCTAGAGTTCTTGAACTGCTGTGTCACAGGGAGAAG GGGAATAGACGAGAGACTCGACTGCTGGGGATTTTATCATTCATTCACAGCACTGTATGGAAAGTACTGTTCGGAAAG GTGGCTGACTCGCTTGAGAAAGGAACAGAACATGAGGATGAATACATGATTAGTGAAAAGGAGCTTCTTGTTAACCG GTTCATTTCCGTGCCAAAAGACATGGGGGCATTCAACTGTGGAGCTTTTGTTGCAGGGATTGTAAGG GGCGTATTGGACAATGCTGGTTTTCCAGCGGTAGTTACGGCACATTTTGTGCCAATTGAAGGCCAGCAGAGGCCCAGGACAACAATCTTGATTAAATTTGCTGAAGAG GTTTTACGTCGGGAATCAAGACTTGGCTGA